The Vibrio nitrifigilis genome window below encodes:
- a CDS encoding protein-L-isoaspartate(D-aspartate) O-methyltransferase: MANPKAEKLIQFLAEQGITDQRVLAAIYALPRESFVSQAMMHQAYDNNALPIGQGQTISQPYIVAKMTQMLELTPQSKVLEVGTGSGYQTAVLANLVEHVFSIERIKSLQWAAKRRLKQLDIYNVSTKHGDGWQGWVSKGPFDAIIVTAAANQVPQALLDQLAEGGRLVIPVGEDQQKLYKIVRQGDEFIYHSIEDVRFVPLVAGDLA; this comes from the coding sequence ATGGCTAATCCAAAAGCTGAAAAATTGATTCAGTTTTTAGCCGAACAAGGCATTACAGATCAACGTGTGCTCGCTGCTATTTATGCATTGCCGCGCGAGTCTTTCGTTTCTCAAGCTATGATGCATCAAGCCTATGACAATAATGCATTGCCAATAGGACAAGGGCAGACTATATCTCAGCCTTATATCGTGGCTAAAATGACACAAATGTTGGAATTAACTCCACAAAGTAAGGTCCTAGAAGTAGGTACAGGGTCAGGTTATCAAACGGCAGTATTGGCCAATTTGGTAGAACACGTTTTCTCCATTGAACGGATTAAATCGTTGCAATGGGCTGCCAAACGTCGTTTGAAGCAACTTGATATCTATAATGTTTCAACCAAGCATGGTGATGGTTGGCAAGGATGGGTGAGTAAAGGCCCTTTCGATGCCATTATCGTCACGGCTGCGGCAAATCAGGTACCACAAGCTTTATTAGACCAACTAGCAGAAGGTGGGCGTTTGGTTATTCCAGTTGGTGAAGATCAACAGAAGTTGTATAAAATTGTTCGTCAAGGGGATGAGTTTATCTATCATTCCATTGAAGATGTACGCTTTGTTCCCCTTGTCGCAGGTGATCTAGCGTAA
- the recA gene encoding recombinase RecA, producing MDENKQKALAAALGQIEKQFGKGSIMRLGDNRAMDVETISTGSLSLDIALGAGGLPMGRIVEIYGPESSGKTTLTLELIAAAQRAGKTCAFIDAEHALDPIYAGKLGVNIDELLVSQPDTGEQALEICDALARSGAVDVMVVDSVAALTPKAEIEGEMGDSHMGLQARMLSQAMRKLTGNLKASNCMCIFINQIRMKIGVMFGNPETTTGGNALKFYASVRLDIRRTGAIKEGDEVVGNETRIKVVKNKIAAPFREAHTQIMYGQGFNREGELIDLGVKNKLIEKAGAWYSYNGDKIGQGKANSCKYLRENPEISATIDSMLRDMLLNPTKPAEEPEFGAVPEQEEK from the coding sequence ATGGACGAAAATAAACAGAAGGCTCTGGCCGCAGCATTAGGTCAGATTGAGAAACAATTCGGTAAAGGTTCCATTATGCGTTTGGGTGATAACCGCGCAATGGATGTAGAAACTATCTCTACAGGCTCTCTTTCTCTAGATATTGCCTTAGGCGCAGGTGGTTTACCTATGGGACGTATCGTAGAAATCTACGGTCCAGAATCTTCAGGTAAAACAACACTGACTCTTGAATTGATTGCTGCTGCGCAACGTGCGGGTAAAACCTGTGCTTTTATCGATGCTGAACACGCTCTTGATCCAATTTATGCGGGCAAACTTGGTGTTAACATCGATGAATTGTTGGTATCTCAACCAGATACAGGTGAGCAAGCTCTAGAAATCTGTGATGCTCTAGCTCGTTCTGGTGCTGTCGATGTGATGGTTGTCGACTCTGTAGCTGCACTAACACCTAAAGCGGAAATCGAAGGTGAGATGGGTGATAGCCATATGGGTCTTCAAGCACGTATGCTTTCTCAAGCGATGCGTAAGCTGACTGGTAACCTAAAAGCGTCTAACTGTATGTGTATCTTCATCAACCAAATCCGTATGAAGATTGGTGTGATGTTTGGTAACCCAGAAACAACCACGGGTGGTAACGCACTTAAATTCTACGCTTCTGTTCGTCTAGATATCCGTCGTACTGGTGCGATCAAAGAAGGTGATGAAGTAGTCGGTAACGAAACTCGCATCAAAGTTGTTAAAAACAAGATTGCAGCACCATTTAGAGAAGCGCATACACAGATCATGTATGGTCAAGGGTTTAACCGTGAAGGTGAATTAATCGACCTTGGTGTGAAGAACAAGCTTATTGAAAAAGCGGGTGCTTGGTATAGCTACAACGGTGACAAGATTGGTCAAGGTAAAGCGAACTCTTGCAAATATCTGCGTGAAAATCCAGAAATATCAGCAACGATCGATAGTATGTTACGTGACATGCTTTTGAATCCGACTAAGCCAGCAGAAGAGCCTGAATTTGGTGCTGTTCCAGAGCAAGAAGAAAAATAG
- the mutS gene encoding DNA mismatch repair protein MutS: MTAEKKHTPMMQQYLKLKAENPDILLFYRMGDFYELFYDDAKRASQLLDISLTKRGASAGEPIPMAGVPFHAVENYLAKLVHLGESVAICEQIGDPATSKGPVERKVVRIVTPGTVTDEALLSERVDNLIAAIYFQDGKFGYSTLDLTSGRFQLSEPESEEAMAAELQRTAPRELLFPEDFTPVHLMEHRQGNRRRPVWEFEIDTAKQQLNQQFGTKDLVGFGVENATRGLCAAGCLIQYVKDTQRTTLPHIRSLTLDRQDQSVILDAATRRNLELTQNLSGGTDNTLAEVLDHCATPMGSRMLKRWIHQPMRNMDALNQRLDSIGELKSTGIFADVQPVLKQIGDIERILARLALRSARPRDLARLRNALEQLPELAGIVTDLTHPYLQKLAQYASPMDELHELLQAAIIDNPPVVIRDGGVIAPEYNQELDEWRDLANGATEYLAKLEAEERDRHGIDSLKVGYNNVHGFYIQVSRGQSHLVPPNYIRRQTLKNAERYIIPELKEHEDKVLNSKSKALALEKQLWEGLFDLLLPHLERLQNLASSLAQIDILQNLAERAETLDYCRPQLTTQTGLHIKAGRHPVVEQVMDDPFIANPIDLDLKRQMLIITGPNMGGKSTYMRQTALIALMAHIGSYVPAESATIGELDRIFTRIGASDDLASGRSTFMVEMTETANILHNATTQSLVLMDEIGRGTSTYDGLSLAWASAEWLAKKIGALTLFATHYFELTELPKQLPNLVNVHLDAVEHGDDIAFMHSVHEGAASKSYGLAVAGLAGVPKSVIQNARQKLNQLEQLGHEKKSLTATAVDVANQLSLIPEPSEVEQRLAEVDPNELTPRQALDLIYHLKKLV; this comes from the coding sequence GTGACTGCAGAGAAAAAACATACTCCCATGATGCAGCAATATCTGAAGCTTAAAGCAGAAAACCCAGATATTTTGCTTTTTTACCGTATGGGAGATTTTTACGAATTATTCTATGATGACGCTAAACGAGCGTCTCAGTTGCTTGATATTTCACTAACGAAACGTGGCGCTTCAGCCGGTGAACCCATTCCAATGGCCGGCGTTCCATTTCATGCAGTAGAAAACTACCTAGCTAAATTGGTTCATTTGGGTGAATCTGTCGCTATCTGTGAGCAAATCGGTGACCCAGCAACAAGTAAAGGTCCGGTCGAACGAAAAGTCGTTCGCATTGTCACCCCCGGAACAGTGACAGATGAAGCTCTTTTATCAGAAAGAGTCGATAACCTAATTGCCGCCATCTATTTCCAAGATGGTAAATTTGGCTATTCCACATTAGATCTTACTTCAGGGCGTTTCCAGTTAAGTGAACCTGAATCTGAAGAAGCAATGGCTGCAGAACTGCAACGTACAGCGCCTCGTGAATTACTTTTCCCTGAAGATTTTACTCCAGTACATTTAATGGAGCATCGCCAAGGAAATAGACGCCGTCCTGTCTGGGAATTTGAAATTGACACAGCTAAGCAACAGCTAAATCAGCAATTTGGAACTAAAGATTTGGTTGGCTTCGGGGTCGAAAATGCCACCAGAGGCCTCTGTGCTGCAGGCTGTTTGATTCAATACGTCAAAGATACGCAAAGAACCACACTACCTCATATTCGTTCATTGACTCTTGATAGGCAGGATCAGTCCGTCATTTTAGACGCCGCCACTCGACGTAATTTAGAGCTGACGCAAAATCTTTCAGGTGGCACCGATAATACCCTTGCAGAAGTACTCGACCACTGTGCAACCCCGATGGGAAGCCGTATGCTCAAACGCTGGATTCACCAGCCAATGCGTAATATGGATGCGTTAAATCAGCGTCTCGATTCCATCGGTGAATTAAAAAGCACAGGGATTTTTGCAGATGTTCAACCTGTATTAAAACAAATTGGTGATATTGAACGTATTCTGGCTCGTCTAGCGCTACGCTCAGCTCGCCCACGTGATCTTGCTCGCCTACGTAACGCTCTAGAGCAGTTACCAGAATTAGCAGGAATTGTGACAGATTTAACCCATCCTTACTTACAGAAATTGGCGCAGTACGCCAGCCCAATGGATGAGTTACATGAACTACTTCAAGCTGCGATTATCGACAATCCTCCAGTCGTCATTCGAGATGGCGGAGTCATCGCCCCTGAATACAATCAAGAACTTGATGAATGGCGCGATTTAGCGAATGGCGCGACCGAGTATTTAGCAAAACTAGAAGCGGAAGAACGTGATCGCCATGGAATTGATAGCCTCAAAGTTGGTTACAACAATGTTCACGGTTTCTATATTCAAGTTAGCCGTGGTCAAAGCCACTTAGTACCACCAAATTATATTCGTCGCCAAACATTGAAAAATGCTGAACGTTATATTATTCCTGAGCTTAAAGAGCATGAAGATAAAGTTCTAAACTCAAAATCCAAAGCACTTGCGTTAGAAAAACAGCTTTGGGAAGGACTATTTGATCTGCTATTGCCTCACTTAGAGCGTCTGCAAAATCTTGCATCATCTCTCGCTCAAATAGATATATTGCAGAACTTGGCTGAACGTGCAGAAACGCTAGATTATTGCCGTCCTCAATTAACCACACAAACAGGATTACATATCAAAGCTGGGCGTCACCCTGTGGTTGAACAGGTGATGGACGATCCATTCATTGCCAACCCGATCGATCTCGATCTAAAGCGTCAAATGTTGATCATTACTGGTCCAAACATGGGTGGTAAATCGACTTACATGCGACAAACCGCATTAATCGCATTGATGGCTCATATTGGTTCTTACGTGCCTGCCGAGTCTGCCACTATTGGAGAACTTGATCGGATCTTCACTCGTATTGGAGCTTCGGATGATCTTGCTTCTGGGCGCTCAACCTTTATGGTCGAAATGACTGAAACCGCGAATATCTTACATAATGCGACGACGCAAAGTTTGGTACTAATGGATGAAATAGGACGTGGTACAAGTACTTATGATGGTTTATCGCTCGCTTGGGCAAGTGCTGAATGGTTAGCAAAGAAAATTGGCGCGCTAACGCTGTTTGCCACTCACTATTTTGAGTTAACCGAATTACCTAAACAACTTCCTAATTTGGTCAATGTTCATTTAGATGCCGTTGAGCATGGTGATGACATCGCCTTTATGCACTCTGTTCATGAAGGCGCCGCGAGCAAATCTTATGGGCTTGCCGTTGCAGGGTTAGCCGGAGTTCCCAAAAGTGTCATTCAAAACGCTCGCCAAAAACTGAATCAATTAGAGCAACTTGGTCATGAGAAAAAGTCACTCACGGCAACTGCTGTTGATGTCGCTAATCAGCTCAGCTTAATACCTGAGCCTAGTGAAGTGGAACAGCGTTTAGCTGAAGTAGACCCAAATGAACTCACTCCTCGCCAAGCATTAGATCTGATCTATCATCTGAAAAAGCTTGTTTAA
- the pncC gene encoding nicotinamide-nucleotide amidase: MQSQQKLSEHLGQQLLNANQVLVTAESCTGGGVAAAITDIAGSSQWFDRAFVTYTNDAKQEMIGVKADTLAQFGAVSEPVVIEMVQGALRSSHGSIGVAISGIAGPGGGSEIKPVGTVCFAWADKKGWQKVATEHFTGDRASVRQQAIFYALQTISEYLSE, from the coding sequence ATGCAATCACAACAGAAATTGAGTGAACATCTCGGACAGCAACTATTAAATGCCAATCAGGTTTTAGTCACCGCAGAATCTTGTACTGGTGGCGGTGTCGCAGCAGCTATCACGGATATTGCGGGCAGTTCACAGTGGTTTGACCGAGCTTTTGTCACTTATACCAATGATGCTAAGCAGGAGATGATTGGGGTTAAAGCGGATACGTTAGCTCAATTTGGAGCCGTGTCTGAGCCCGTTGTTATTGAAATGGTGCAAGGGGCATTACGCTCTTCTCATGGCTCTATAGGTGTTGCGATTAGTGGTATTGCTGGACCTGGTGGTGGCTCCGAAATTAAGCCAGTCGGCACAGTTTGTTTTGCTTGGGCTGATAAAAAAGGGTGGCAAAAAGTGGCTACTGAGCATTTTACAGGTGATCGCGCTAGTGTGCGTCAACAAGCAATTTTTTATGCATTACAAACAATTAGTGAATACTTATCTGAGTGA
- a CDS encoding peptidoglycan DD-metalloendopeptidase family protein has protein sequence MKMSRLRQWLMMGCVSSFLLGCAPHMPAPVSGLGKDYSSIKRGSYRGSYYQVKPGDTLYFISYVTDKDVKDIISYNNLSPPYVIHPGDKLKLWRPVYTPPSYGSRHSNTKVASNVASTAAASSTVYPHVAKVPSSSNSLKNTSKVGGKTTNKGIDQGKAKEYVGKQSKHNVNTNINKANLSNRKISKWVWPTKGRVIKSFSAGNQGNRGIDIAGQRGQSILSTAAGVVVYSGNALRGYGNLIIIKHNDDYISAYAHNDRLLVKEGQNVRGGQKIATMGSSGAASVRLHFEIRYQGKSVNPKRYLP, from the coding sequence ATGAAGATGTCCCGATTAAGACAATGGCTCATGATGGGGTGTGTATCCAGTTTTTTACTTGGATGTGCCCCACATATGCCTGCGCCTGTCTCGGGACTAGGTAAAGATTACAGTTCGATTAAGCGTGGGAGCTACCGTGGTAGTTACTATCAAGTAAAACCCGGTGATACATTATATTTCATATCTTATGTCACAGACAAAGATGTAAAAGACATAATTAGTTACAATAATCTCAGTCCGCCTTATGTGATACATCCTGGTGATAAGCTCAAGCTTTGGCGACCAGTATATACCCCTCCATCTTATGGCTCTCGACATTCCAATACCAAGGTAGCATCTAATGTTGCAAGTACTGCTGCTGCATCTAGCACAGTATATCCCCATGTAGCAAAGGTGCCTTCTTCGTCTAATAGTTTGAAAAATACCTCTAAAGTGGGTGGAAAAACCACGAATAAGGGGATTGATCAAGGCAAAGCAAAAGAGTATGTTGGAAAACAGAGTAAACATAATGTTAACACTAATATAAATAAAGCTAATTTAAGTAATCGGAAAATATCGAAATGGGTTTGGCCAACCAAAGGCCGGGTCATTAAGAGTTTTTCTGCTGGTAACCAGGGGAACAGAGGGATAGATATTGCTGGGCAGCGAGGTCAATCCATTCTCTCCACTGCAGCAGGAGTGGTAGTGTACTCAGGGAACGCACTACGAGGCTACGGTAACTTAATTATAATAAAGCACAATGATGATTATATCAGTGCATATGCCCACAACGATCGGTTGCTAGTCAAGGAAGGACAAAATGTTAGGGGCGGTCAGAAGATCGCGACAATGGGAAGTTCGGGGGCAGCTAGTGTCCGCCTGCATTTTGAAATTCGTTATCAAGGTAAGTCCGTCAATCCAAAACGTTACTTACCGTAA
- the rpoS gene encoding RNA polymerase sigma factor RpoS, with the protein MSISNTATKVEEFEFDHDVIDSIEVEDDSSTTTEDSRDDFEVTSKSLDATQMYLSEIGFSPLLTAEEEVLYARRALRGCEAARKRMIESNLRLVVKISRRYSNRGLALLDLIEEGNLGLIRAVEKFDPERGFRFSTYATWWIRQTIERALMNQTRTIRLPIHVVKELNIYLRTARELSQRLDHEPTAEEIAQELDKPVDDVSKMLRLNERISSVDTPIGGDGDKALLDIIPDGHNSDPEVSTQDDDIRTSLIDWLDELNPKQKEVLARRFGLLGYEPSTLEEVGREINLTRERVRQIQVEGLRRLREILLKQGLSMESLFNVENDN; encoded by the coding sequence ATGAGTATCAGCAATACAGCCACAAAAGTCGAAGAATTCGAATTCGATCATGATGTAATCGATTCCATCGAAGTTGAAGACGATAGTTCGACCACTACCGAAGATTCACGTGACGATTTTGAGGTGACATCTAAGAGTTTAGATGCAACCCAAATGTATTTAAGTGAAATCGGCTTTTCACCACTTTTAACTGCAGAAGAAGAAGTTCTTTATGCTCGTCGTGCTCTACGCGGTTGTGAAGCTGCTAGAAAACGTATGATCGAAAGTAACCTTCGTTTAGTTGTTAAAATTTCTCGCCGTTATAGTAATCGTGGGTTAGCTCTTCTTGATTTAATTGAAGAGGGTAACCTTGGATTGATCCGCGCAGTAGAAAAATTCGACCCGGAACGTGGTTTCCGCTTTTCAACTTACGCTACTTGGTGGATTCGTCAAACGATTGAACGTGCTCTAATGAATCAAACCCGTACTATCCGTTTACCTATTCACGTGGTAAAAGAGCTCAATATCTATCTTCGTACTGCACGTGAATTGTCTCAACGTTTGGATCACGAGCCAACAGCAGAAGAAATCGCTCAAGAGCTAGACAAACCTGTTGATGACGTGAGTAAAATGCTTCGCCTGAATGAGCGTATCAGCTCTGTTGATACACCGATTGGTGGTGATGGCGATAAAGCGTTACTGGATATTATTCCTGATGGTCACAATTCGGATCCAGAAGTATCAACTCAAGATGATGACATTCGTACATCATTGATCGATTGGTTGGACGAGTTGAATCCAAAACAGAAAGAAGTATTAGCTCGCCGTTTTGGTTTACTTGGATATGAGCCATCCACATTGGAAGAAGTAGGTCGAGAAATTAATCTAACTCGCGAACGTGTTCGTCAAATTCAGGTTGAAGGACTACGCCGCCTTAGAGAGATTCTTCTGAAACAAGGTTTGAGTATGGAATCGCTATTTAATGTTGAAAACGATAACTAA